CTTCACAGGTAGCATTAGCTTGGTTACGCGCTCAAAGTGGTGTGATTATTCCGATTGTCGGCGCACGTAAGTTAACGCAGTTTCAAGATAACTTAGCTTCAATAAAAGTCAGCCTCTCACCAGAACATCTGCAACGCTTAGATGAAGTGAGTCAAATTGAAGTGGGTTTTCCCCATGACTTTTTGCAGAATGATGTAATTCGCGATCGCCTTTTCGGTGGTACATTCAATACCATAGAAAACCATCGTATCTGACCAATAGTCATAAACAGTAACACATTCAGCCATTAATATAATCTGTCGTCAGAGAGTTTCGCACAGCCAACCAAAATCTGTAAAGTTAGATGCAAAAGGCATTAACGTAGAACTATGAGCGACAACACCATTACATCACGTTTGTACCCCACTCGTATTGACATTCCCGCTGAAGCGCGAGTGCAAATCGTGGTACTTCTCAACCAAACCTTAGCAGCTACTTTGGATCTAAAAACCCAAACAAAGCAAGCACACTGGAATGTTAAAGGTACTGACTTCTACCAGTTACACGAATTATTTGATGAACTAGCTGGAGAATTGGAAGAGTACGTCGATATGGTAGCTGAACGCGTCACAGCTTTAGGCGGATACGCTTTCGGAACAGCCCGCGCCGCAGCTAGTAATTCCATTTTGCCAGAATATCCCTTAGATATTTTGGATGGTAAAGACCATGTAACAGCGTTGTCAGACCGCTTTGGAATCTATGCTAAACATATTAGAGAAGCGATCGCTAAAACTGATGAATTAGGCGATGCTGATACCGCCGATCTTTACACCGAAGTTTCTCGCACCATTGACAAACGACTCTGGTTCTTAGAAGCTCATCTGCAAGTAGCAGAAATTAAAGCAGAGAATGGCAATGGCAAAGCAGGTACTACTAAAACTCAAAAGACCCCTGCTGCTGTAAAATAAGCACTTTTGAGAAAAGTCGTCTTTCTTAAATCTAATAGTATCTTTTTAGTAAGTACGCCACTTTTAAGTGCGTACTTTTCATTTATATGTATATACTTTACTATTGAAATAGTTCAAAACGAAGTCAAAAAATTTCAAATATCTTCTACAAGTTCTCCATAAAAATCAATACTTAAACTTGAAGAAGTTATTAGATTACTGAAAAAGTATGCTAATTCCATTTTGATTTCAAACTCTGCCAATTTTAGATTTTTCCTGCAATCCAAAAAACCTCTGCTATCTAAAATCTAAAATCCAAACTTGAGTGCTTTCTAACTAAATACTCATTAACAAAGAGGTAAATTTATGTCTCAAAATACAATTACCCACTTAATTCACGATCGCAATTCTCGTGGTCACGCTAAAATGGGCTGGCTCGATAGTTATCACACATTTTCCTTCGGTAGTTTTTACGATCCCAACCGCATGGGATTTCGCTCTTTGCGGGTAATTAACGACGATCGCATCGCCCCCGGCGCCGGATTCCCTACCCACAGCCATCGTGACATGGAAATCCTCACCTATGTCTTAGAAGGTGCTGTAGAGCATAAAGACAGCTTGGGTACAGGTTCAGTAATTCGCCCTGGTGATGCCCAAATTATGAGTGCTGGAACTGGAATCAGCCATAGTGAATTTAATCCCTCACCAACTGAACCACTACACCTGCTACAAATCTGGATTCTTCCCGAACGAGAAGGGTTAGCACCGAGATATGAACAAAAAGCTTTTCCTCTAGAAGAAAAGCGCGGCAAACTCCGCTTAATTGCTGCTAGAGATGGGCGCGATGGTGCTGTGACAATTTACCAAGATGTTGATTTATACACATCTGTTTTAGAGTCAGGTGATGTTGTTAATCATCAAGTCAAAAGCGATCGCTATGCCTGGTTACAAGTAGCGCAAGGCATAGTCAACTTAAATGGTGAAGAACTCAGAGCCAGTGATGGTGTACAAATCAACGGCGAAGAACAGCTAGAAATTAGCACCAACATCGGCGGCGAAATCTTGCTTTTCGATTTAGGCTAATATTGCAGCTAAAAGGGCGCTTAAAAACCGCGTCTAAATAAACAAAACCTGCGGAAGCAGGTTATAACAAGGGGCTTAAGCCCCTTGTTTTGTCTTAGTCCGCGCAGATGGTCACTGAGCCTGCCGAAGTGCGGACTTTGCCTGTGTAAAATGAGACTGTTGGAAAACTATATCCAAATCACGGTTATACTTTCTCATAAAACCACCAAAATATTTGGGGGCAATGGCCAAAAAGTTCTTAGCTTGGGAAAGATATATCAGACTTTAATAACTATTAGAGGTGGCTGTAATGCCGACGATTCATTTTGTGGATGGTGAAAAAGGCGGGGTAGGAAAATCTCTCTTTGCCAGGACAATGATTCAGTATTGTTTGGATAAGAGAATTCCATTTGTACCCGTGGAGACAGATAGATCGAATCCAGATGTAGCAGGGGTATATAAGGAGATATGTAAATATGCTGTGTTTAGTGAGAATGAACGACAGGCAAATAAGGCAGATAGAATATTTGAGTGGGCGATAGAGAAACCAGTAATTGTGAATTTAGCCGCACAATCCCATAGAGCAGTACAAGGGTGGATTGAATCTAATCAATTACTTGAACTAGGAAGTTCGCAGGGAGTTCTGTTTTGCAAATGGTTTGTATCGACAGGAGGATACGACAGCATCAACCTGTTTGCTCAATCAGTGAATACTTACGGTGATAAAATCCCTCATATTCTGGTGAGGAATTTAGGGCTGTGTGATGATTGGGAGCATCTAGAGTCAGACTCAAACTATCAGAACATAGTAAATAAATATCAGATAAAAGTTATAGATTTTCCGAAGTTAGCATACAGAGAAAGAAACATCATTGACCAAAATCGCCTAACTTTTGCA
This portion of the Nostoc sp. GT001 genome encodes:
- a CDS encoding mobilization protein, with amino-acid sequence MDGEKGGVGKSLFARTMIQYCLDKRIPFVPVETDRSNPDVAGVYKEICKYAVFSENERQANKADRIFEWAIEKPVIVNLAAQSHRAVQGWIESNQLLELGSSQGVLFCKWFVSTGGYDSINLFAQSVNTYGDKIPHILVRNLGLCDDWEHLESDSNYQNIVNKYQIKVIDFPKLAYRERNIIDQNRLTFAEAREYKEFGIIGKQRIVNFLKLAYGAFEKVGIWYEKVE
- the dps gene encoding DNA starvation/stationary phase protection protein Dps encodes the protein MSDNTITSRLYPTRIDIPAEARVQIVVLLNQTLAATLDLKTQTKQAHWNVKGTDFYQLHELFDELAGELEEYVDMVAERVTALGGYAFGTARAAASNSILPEYPLDILDGKDHVTALSDRFGIYAKHIREAIAKTDELGDADTADLYTEVSRTIDKRLWFLEAHLQVAEIKAENGNGKAGTTKTQKTPAAVK
- a CDS encoding pirin family protein; the protein is MSQNTITHLIHDRNSRGHAKMGWLDSYHTFSFGSFYDPNRMGFRSLRVINDDRIAPGAGFPTHSHRDMEILTYVLEGAVEHKDSLGTGSVIRPGDAQIMSAGTGISHSEFNPSPTEPLHLLQIWILPEREGLAPRYEQKAFPLEEKRGKLRLIAARDGRDGAVTIYQDVDLYTSVLESGDVVNHQVKSDRYAWLQVAQGIVNLNGEELRASDGVQINGEEQLEISTNIGGEILLFDLG